One Pelorhabdus rhamnosifermentans genomic region harbors:
- a CDS encoding transglycosylase domain-containing protein, with translation MNNGHNGDTPRENRRKNPRKPKYFIIATIIGIVMLVGASLGFLTASINTMPGLKNEMRPPASSQIFDAHGNLITTTRSIENRIPVPISKIPQNLQHAFIAAEDARFYQHIGVDPRGILRAVWANITNHGVSEGGSTITQQLAKNALLTQEQTLKRKIQEAVLALQIERQYSKSEILELYLNQIYFGQGAYGVQAAAQVYFGKNVEDLDLAECAMLAGIPKSPNYYSPTNNLKAAKERQNTVLEQLVKYEYIDNATAAKAHNEEIKIVSKKADTHEETAPYFVDYVIQQLIDKYGADAVYKDGLKIYTTLDLDMQKSAEKAMTKLPTYHTDSNGIKQPQGALVAIDPQTGYIKAMVGGRGNDQFNRAVLAERQPGSAFKPFVYLAAIESGLTPGTTIEDKPVTFGSWSPQNYDRTFSGKVSLRTALEQSLNVPTIKLANQIGVEKPIYYAQQMGITTLVTTGATNDRNLSMAIGGLTRGVKPLELASAYGVFANHGIHTEPIAITKIVDRNGKIIEENIPKEKVVVNEKSAYIITDMLRGVITRGTGTGANIGRPAAGKTGTTDDSKDAWFVGYTPDLVAAVWMGTDNDGTLSGVSGGGLPATIWRSFMTAALASYPSRDFVRPAGISDSQLSSDNSFKEDTGNTTQAKPNGNSTDQTTTDKAKNTGPSTPDKNIPTPNKPERATTPALPPPPTRPGDGKR, from the coding sequence ATGAACAACGGCCATAACGGTGATACTCCGCGCGAAAATCGGCGGAAAAATCCCCGTAAACCAAAATATTTTATCATCGCAACAATTATTGGTATCGTCATGCTCGTCGGCGCTAGTTTAGGCTTTCTTACAGCAAGCATTAATACCATGCCCGGCTTGAAAAACGAAATGCGACCGCCTGCCTCATCGCAAATATTTGATGCCCATGGAAATCTGATTACAACAACACGTTCCATTGAAAATCGAATTCCCGTACCCATTAGTAAAATTCCACAAAATTTACAACATGCCTTTATAGCTGCTGAAGATGCCCGCTTTTATCAACATATTGGCGTTGATCCACGCGGAATTTTGCGGGCCGTCTGGGCAAACATTACAAACCATGGGGTATCAGAAGGTGGCAGTACCATTACACAACAACTAGCTAAGAATGCACTACTTACACAAGAGCAAACATTAAAAAGGAAAATTCAAGAAGCTGTACTGGCCTTGCAGATTGAACGTCAATACAGTAAATCAGAGATTCTTGAACTTTATTTAAATCAAATCTATTTTGGCCAAGGTGCCTACGGCGTACAGGCTGCCGCACAAGTTTATTTTGGCAAAAATGTGGAAGACTTAGATTTGGCAGAATGCGCTATGCTTGCTGGAATTCCAAAAAGCCCTAATTATTATTCGCCAACAAACAACTTAAAAGCTGCTAAAGAAAGACAAAATACCGTTTTAGAACAATTAGTAAAATATGAGTACATTGATAACGCTACAGCTGCTAAAGCGCACAATGAAGAAATCAAAATCGTGTCCAAAAAAGCTGATACGCATGAAGAAACCGCTCCTTATTTTGTTGATTATGTTATTCAACAATTAATTGATAAATACGGTGCCGATGCGGTCTACAAAGATGGACTAAAGATTTACACAACGCTTGATTTAGATATGCAAAAATCAGCTGAAAAGGCGATGACAAAATTACCAACTTATCATACGGACAGCAATGGAATCAAACAGCCCCAAGGCGCATTAGTCGCCATTGATCCGCAAACAGGCTACATTAAAGCCATGGTAGGTGGTCGCGGTAATGATCAATTCAACCGCGCAGTCTTGGCTGAACGTCAGCCAGGATCAGCTTTTAAGCCTTTTGTCTATCTAGCTGCCATTGAAAGCGGCCTCACACCAGGAACAACAATTGAAGACAAACCGGTAACTTTTGGCAGTTGGTCGCCGCAAAATTACGACCGTACATTTAGTGGTAAAGTTTCACTGCGTACAGCCCTTGAACAATCGCTTAACGTCCCCACTATAAAACTTGCCAATCAAATCGGTGTTGAAAAGCCCATTTATTACGCTCAACAAATGGGTATTACGACACTTGTTACAACAGGGGCAACAAATGATCGCAACCTTTCCATGGCCATCGGAGGTTTAACAAGAGGCGTCAAACCTCTGGAGCTTGCCAGTGCTTATGGTGTCTTTGCCAATCATGGCATTCATACAGAGCCTATTGCCATTACAAAAATTGTTGACCGTAACGGTAAGATAATTGAGGAAAATATCCCCAAGGAGAAAGTTGTTGTCAATGAAAAAAGCGCTTATATCATTACAGATATGTTACGCGGTGTTATTACGCGTGGCACAGGGACAGGCGCTAATATTGGCCGCCCCGCCGCTGGAAAGACAGGAACAACCGACGATAGCAAAGATGCTTGGTTTGTCGGTTACACACCTGACCTTGTAGCTGCAGTATGGATGGGAACGGACAATGATGGAACATTATCAGGTGTAAGTGGCGGTGGTCTACCTGCTACTATATGGCGTTCCTTCATGACAGCAGCTCTCGCATCTTATCCCTCACGTGACTTTGTCCGTCCAGCCGGCATTAGCGACAGTCAATTAAGCTCGGATAATTCTTTTAAAGAAGATACGGGTAACACGACACAAGCCAAGCCCAATGGGAATAGTACAGATCAGACAACAACAGACAAAGCTAAAAATACCGGACCTAGTACGCCTGATAAAAACATTCCCACACCAAATAAACCGGAACGAGCAACAACACCTGCCCTTCCCCCACCACCGACTCGACCGGGAGATGGAAAAAGATAG